A stretch of DNA from Micromonospora sp. WMMD1155:
CTCGGGCTCGGCGGCCGGGGCCACCGGGGCGTGGCTGGTGTCGTCCCGGCCGGGCATCCAGCGCAGCACCACGATGATCCCGAGCGCGGCGATGATCCCGGCGAGCCCGGCCGCCCAGTGCATGGCGGTGACGAAGGCGTCGTTGGCCGCCGAGATCAGCGCCGGCGCCGCCGGGCCGAGCTGGCCCGCCGCCGCGTACGCCCCGGAGATCGACTCGTTGGCCGCGTCGCGGGCGCCGGCGGGCAGCCCGGTCAGCGCGTCACCGACGTCGCTGCGGTAGACCGCGGAGAGCACCGAGCCGAGGACCGCGACGCCGAGCGCACCGGCCACCTGACGGATGGTGTTGCTGACCGCGGAGCCGACGCCGGCCTTCTCGCGGGGCAGCGCCGACATGATCGACTCAGTGGCCGGCGGCATGATGTTGGCCATCCCGACGCCCTGGAAGAAGTAGACGACCAGCACGATCCAGATCGGGGTGGACGCGTCGACGAAGGCGAACGCGGCGAGGGCCGCCGTGGTGAGGGCAAGCCCGACGGTGGCGACCGCCTTGCCCCCGTAGCGGCGGACCATCGCGGCACTACGCGGCGCGAAGATCAGCTGGGCGCCGGCGAAGGGCAGGAAGAGCAGACCGGTCTGCAGCGGGCTGTAGTCGCGCACCAGTTGCAGGTAGAACGACCCGAAGAACAGCGAGCCCATCGCGGCGAAGAACACCAGGCCGACGATCGCGACCGGGGCGGCGAACCGGGGCACCTTGAACAGCCGGACGTCCAGCGACGGGTGGTCGCTGCGCCGCTCGTGTTGGACGAACCAGGCCAGCACGGCGACGCCGACGAGGATCGAGCCCCAGGCCAGCGGGCGGTCGAAGCCGTGCTCGCCGCCGTCGATGATGCCGTAGGACAGGGCGACCAGGCCGACCACGGAGAGCAGGACGCCGAGCACGTCAACGCGGCCCGGTCGCGGGTCGCGCGACTCGGGGACCAGCAGGGCCACCAGGATCACGCCGGCCACGACCACCGGCACGTTGATCAGGAAGACCGAGCCCCACCAGAAATGCTCCAGCAGCGCGCCGCCGAGGATCGGGCCGATGGCCACGGCCAGACCGACGGCACCGGCCCAGACGCCGATGGCCCGACCACGCTCACGGGGGTCGAAGACGTTGGAGATGATCGACAGCGTCACCGGCATGATGGCCGCGCCACCGACACCCATCAGGGCGCGGGCCGCGATGAGCTGGCCGGGGCTCTGGGCGTACGCGGAGAGCAGCGACGCCAGGCCGAACAGCGCCAGACCGATCATGAGGAAGCGCTTGCGGCCGGCGCGGTCGCCGAGAACGCCGAAGGTGAACAGCAGCCCGGCGAAGACCAGCGTGTAGGAGTTGATCGCCCACTCCAGCTCGCCCTGGCTGGCGCCGAGGCCGTGCACCGGGTCGGCCAGGGTGCGCAGGGCCACGTTGAGGATCGTGTTGTCGAGGACGACCACGAGGAGGCTGATCACCAGCACCCCCAGGATCGCCCACCTCCTCGGGTGGCCGGTGTTGTCGTGCAGCTCCATGCCTGGTTTCCCCCCATGCTCTACCGCGGCGCAATACGATACGGGTCAGACTCGTAACGTGGGTCAGCCTACGGCCCGCATTAACGATACGGCACCGATCCGTATCGTATGTGGTGAGCATCACGCCCCGCAGGCACGGCCGAACAGACGGCGACCGCGTCCGACAACGAGTCGAGGTGCGCCGCCGGCGGGGTGAGCGGCTCGATCCAGCCGGGCCCCGCGCCGTACACCCGCAGGCGCGGGAAGTCCCGGGCGAAGCGCACCAGACGGTACGCGCGGCCGGTGACCGGCGTCTGCGACCAGAGCACGACGGTGTGCGGGCGGGCCCGCCGCACCGCGTCGGTCAGCGCCGACCAGGGCAACGCGGGGCCCAGATTCAGACAGCCGCGACCCTTCTCGCGCAACGCGGCGGCCAGGGCCTGCACGCCGAGGCTGTGCGCCTCCCTCTCGACGCCGGCCAGCAGCACACCGCCGGTGGGCAGGGCGCGGCCCGGCTCGCGGCGGTACGCGTCCAACCCGACCCGAAGCCCCTCGCACAAGGCGTGCTCGACGACGACCTCCGCGGCGGTCCGCCCCGGAAGCCGAGCCAGCAACGGACGGCAGACCTGCTCCCAGACCGCCGGCACGCCCCACGCCCCGGCCATCTCCAGCACCAGCGTGGCGACACTGTTACCGTCCAGGTCCTCGGCCGCCGACAGGACCTGCTTGTGCGCGATCTCCACAGCCTCGGCCGGCATCGGATCGGTCAGCACCAGACGTACCCCCGGGTAGATGGTTTCCACCCGGGATTCGCCGAAACGACGCACGGCGGATGCGCCGTCGCGGAATTCACCGGCGGCGGACCGCGCGGGACAGCAGACCGACAATGACATCAACCCGGGCCTCTGCATCAACCCGGGCATCGTCACCGGCAGGTGACGCCCGTCCGAGAGGAGAGCAGCATGACCGACGCCAGCGCGCGAGGCCCGCAGCCTCGGCGAGGGACGATCCAGCGGATGGACAACGTCGCCATCGTCGTCGACGACCTCGCCACCGCCGTGGCGTTCTTCGTCGAACTCGGACTTGAGTTGGAAGGCGAGGCGACGGTCGAGGGCAGCGCGGTGGACCGCCTCCTCGGGCTCGAGGGGGTCCGCTCGGACATCGCCATGATGCGCACCCCGGACGGCTACGGACGCGTCGAGCTGACCAAATACCAGACGCCGTCGAGCCGCCACGGTGACCCGTCCGCGCCGACGAACACGCTGGGCGCCCATCGCATCATGTTCGCCGTCGACGACATGGACGACATCCTCGACCGCCTGCGCCCGCACGGAGCCGAACTCATCGGCGAGCTGGTGCAGTACGAGAACAGCTACCGGCTCTGCTACCTGCGCGGCCCCGCCGGCATCGCCATCGCACTGGCCGAGCAGACCGGGTAACACCCAGGGCAATCGCGACTGGACGCCGCGGCCGGGGCCCGCTACGGCGTCCAGTCGCGGCGGAGCAGCCCGTAGATCACCATGTCCGCGAAGCCGTCACCGTCGTACTCGCGCTCCCGCAGGGTGCCTTCGTGCGTGAAGCCGCACGCCTCCGCGGTCCGCCGCATGGCCGTGTTGCCGGCCAGCGTCTCCAACTCCAGACGGCGCAGGTTGCGGTTGCGGAAGCCGTACCGGCAGAGCAGCCGGATCACCTCGGTCCCGTACCCCTGGCCACGTGCCTCGGGGAGCAGCGAGATGCCCAGGTGGGCGAACTGGTTGAACGCGCTGATCCCCCACAGCACGCTGCCACCGAGGAACGTGCCGTCGGCCACGGTCTCCGCCACCAGCGACACGTTGGCCTGGCCGTCGGGCGGGTCGGCGACCTGCTTCTCCAGCCGCGCCCGGATCTGGCCGACGTGGCGCGGCAGGAACGGCTCGCCGTCGGTGATCAGGTGCAACTCGGGATCGCCGTACAGCCGGAACATGTTCGGCGCGTCGTCGGGAGTGGGCGGGCGCAGTCGGACCCGCTCGGTGGCGAACATTCCGCGACGCTAACAGCCGCCGCGAGGACTCACGAGCCGGTTTCGACTCAGTCCAGAGTGACCACCCAGCGGGCGCCCTCGCCCCGCGCCAGCCGATCGAACGCCATGGGTGCCTCGTCCAGGCCGATCGTGCCGCTGACCAGCACACGCAGATCCAGCGCGCCGTCGGCGAGGGCGGCGGCCAGCACCGGCACCTCTCGGTCCGGGTCGGACGAGCCGTACACCGAGGAGCGCAGGGTACGGGCGGAGTGAAAGACGTCCAGCGCGCCGAGGCTGACCATGTCGTCCTTGGCGCCCATGCCGACGACTGTCACCGCTCCCCCGCGCCGGGTGAGCCGCCAGGCGGCGCGGATGGTGGCGGCCCGGCCGACGCACTCGAACGCGTGGTCGACGCCCCGGCCTTCGGTGCGGGCCCGGATCTCCTTGGAGAGCCGATCGTCGGAGAGCAGGAAGTCGGTCGCCCCGGCGGCGAGCGCCAGGTCACGCTTGGCCTCGGCGACGTCGACGGCGAGGATCGTCGTGGCACCGGCCCGGCGGGCGGCGGCCAGAACGGCGAGGCCGACCCCACCGAGCCCGACGACGGCCACGCTCTCGCCAGGTGCCACCCGGGCGGTGTTGCCGACCGCGCCGACGCCGGTGAGCACCGCGCAGCCGAGCAGGGCGGCCTGCTCGGGCGGCAGCCCGGCCGGGATCGGGATGACGGCGCGTTCGGGCACCACCACCGCCTCGGCGAGCGCGCCGAGACCGAGAGTCAGGTTCAGCGGTACGCCGTCGTCGGTCTCGCCGCGCGGCACGGTCGGTGCGGTGGTGTCCGCGCACAGCCACGGCTCGCCGTGCCGGCACCACCAGCAGGCTCGGCAGGCCGGTGCCCAGTTGAGCACCACCGGTGTGCCGACCGGCAGGCTGCCGCCCGGGCCGGTCGCGGCGACCACACCGGTCGCCTCGTGCCCGAGCACCAGCGGAAACCTCGCGGCGAGGGTGCCGTTGACCATCGAGAGGTCGGAGTGGCAGACACCGGCGGCGGTGATCGCCACCCGCACCTCGCCGGGGCCGGGAGCGGGCAGGCGTACCCGCTCGATCCGCAGTTCGGCGCCGGACCCGCGCGCGACGAGCGCGCGGACGGTGACCGGCTCGGGGGCGCTCATCGCTGGATCGCCTTCAGTTCGCAGAACTCGGCGAGCCCGTGCACACCCAGCTCACGGCCCAGGCCGGACTGCTTGTAGCCACCGAACGGGGCGAGCGGGTTGAACGGTGCGCCGTTGATGTCCACCGCCCCGGTACGCAGCCGGCGGGCCACCGCGAGCGCCGCGTCGGTGTCGGCGGACCAGACCGCACCGGCCAGCCCGTACCTCGAATTGTTGGCGATGGCGACCGCCTCGTCGGTGTCGGTGAACGGAAGGACGGCGAGCACCGGACCGAAGACCTCCTCCTGGGCGAGTGCGCTGTCGGGGTGCACGTCGGCGAACACGGTCGGCGCGACGAAGTGCCCCCGCGCCGGCACCGGGGCGTCCGGGCCACCGGCGACCAGCCGCGCGCCGTCGGCGGCGGCCTTGTCGATGTGGCCGCGCACCCGCTCGGCCTGGGCTGCGGAGACCAGCGGGCCGAGGCGGGTGGACGGGTCGAACGGGTCACCGAGGCGGTAGCCGGCCACCGCCGTGGCGATCAGGTCGAGTGCCTCGTCGTACCGGTCGCGGTGCACCAGCATCCGGGTCCACGCGGTGCAGGTCTGGCCGGAGTTGAGCAGGGCGTTGCCGACGCCCACCTTGACCGCGGCGGCCAGGTCGGCGTCGGGGAGGATCACGTTGGCGGACTTGCCGCCCAGCTCCAGTGCGACCCGGGCGATCCGGTCGGCGGCGAGCCGCATGATCCGGGCGCCGGTCGCGGTGGAGCCGGTGAACGACACCAGGTCGACGTCGGGATGACCGGCCAGGGCCTCGCCGACCACCGGCCCGGTGCCGGCGACCAGGTTGAGCACCCCCGGCGGCAACCCGGCCTCGGTGACCGCGTCGAAGAGCAGGTACGCGGTCAGCGGGGTCAGCTCGCTGGGCTTGAGCACCACCGTGCAGCCGGCGGCCAGCGCCGGGGCCAGCTTCGCCATCACCTGGTGCAGCGGGTAGTTCCACGGGGTGATCGCGCCGACCACACCGATCGGCTCGCGGACGACGAGGGAGTTGCCGATGCTCTCCTCGACCGGTACGCGGGCGGCGAGCGTGACGTGGTCGCGCAGGACGGTCAGCGGCAACCCGACCTGGACCCGGGTGGCGAGCTTCAGTGGGGCGCCCAACTCGACGGCGATGGTGCGGGCGAGGTCGTCGGCGCGGACGGCGAGCGCGGCGTGCAGCCGGTCCAGGTGGGCGGACCGTTCGGCGGGGGCGATGGTCGACCAACCGGGGAACGCGGCGCGGGCGGCGGCCACGGCCGCGTCCACGTCGGCTGCCGTGCCGGCCGGCACCTGCCCGATCAACTCGCCGGTGCTCGGATTCTCCACGTCGATCACGTCGGTGCCGGCGGGAGGCGTCCACTCGCCGCCGACGTGCAGGTGGCGCCGGAGGCGCAGGGCGTCGGACAGCTGCGACGGCGGGGCGGCGAGGTCCATGTCGTCCCTTCGGGGTGGGCGACCGGCGATGGCGACGGGGTCGCGGTGGGCGATGAAACTAGCGCTGGGAGTTTGGACGCTACCCGTTGGGCCGGGCGGACTCCACCGTGCCGGTGGTGCGGACGGAGCCGGTCGCGCCGAGGGTGCGGCGGGGGTCGGCCGTGCCGACGGGGTCCGGTGTGCCCACCGTGCGGGCGTACTCGGCGGCCAGACCGTGCAGCAGTGCGTCCAGGCCGAGGGCGAAGGCGCCCTCGTCCACGCTCTGCTGGTGCTCGGCGAGCCGGTGCGCGTCGCGCAGGTGCGGGTAGTGCGCGGCGTACAGCTCCGGGTCCTCCACGAAGCCACGGGCGAACGAGCCGAGCGCCGACCCGGCCACGAAGTAGCGCAGCGCCGCGCCGATGTGCGTGGCCCGGGCGGGGGGCCAGCCGGCCCGGACGAGGCCGCCGTAGACCGCGTCGGCCATGGCGAGGGCGGCCGGTCGTCGACCGGGCCCCTGCGCCAGGTACGGCACGATGTTCGGGTGCGCGGTGAGCGCCCGCCGGTACGACCAGGCCCAGTCGCGCAGCGCGGCGACCCAGTCCCGGCTGGCGAAGCCGCCGGTGTCGACGGCGCCGGTGACCGCGTCGGCGACCGCGTCGAGGATCTCGTCCTTGGTGGCGAAGTGGTTGTAGAGCGACGGCCCACGGACCCCCAACTCGGCGGCGAGCCGGCGGGTGGAGAACGCGGGCAGCCCCTCGGCGTCGATGAGCGCGGTGGCGGTCTCGACGATCAGCTGCCGGGTGAGCCGGGGCTGGCGGGGTCGGGGCACTGCGCTCCTTGAGGTCTCGTCCGTCAGGTCTGGACGCGGCAAAACTTGCACCGCTAGTTTAAGGGTGACCGGCTGCACCGACGCCAGGAGGACCACCGTGGACTTTTCGCTGACCGACGAGGAGCGGGCGGTACGGGACACCGTCCGATCGTTCATCCGCCGCGAGGTGATGCCCCTGGAGGCGGAGGTGCTCCGCCGGGAGAGGGCGCACCAGCCGGGCCTCGACCACTCCGAGGTGCGCGAGCTGCAACTCAAGGCGCGCAAGTTCGGCTTCTGGGGCCTGGCCACCCCGGAAGAGTACGGCGGGATGAACCTGCCGGCGGTGCTCCAGTCGTTGATCTGGACGGAGCTGGGCCACACGTTCGTGCCGTTCCGCTTCGGCGGCGAGGCGGACAACATCCTGTTCCACGCCACCGAGGAGCAGAAGCAGGAGTTCCTCATCCCGACCATCGAGGGCGAACGGCGCTCCTGCTTCGCGATCACCGAACCGGGGGCCGGGTCGGACGCCGCCAACATCCGGCTCTCCGCCCGCCGCGACGGCGACGACTGGATCCTCGACGGGGAGAAGACCTTCATCACCGGCGGCCACGACGCCGACTTCGCCATCGTGGTCGCGGTGACCGACCGGGAGAAGGGCGCCCGCAACGGCGGGGCCACCGCGTTCCTGGTGGACCGGTCGATGGGGTGGCGCTCGGAATTCATCCAGACCATGGGCGAGGGCGGGCCCGCGTCGCTCATCTTCGACGGTGTACGCGTGCCGCACCGCAACATCCTCGGCGAGATCGGGCAGGGCTTCACGCTGGGCATGGAGTGGATCGGCAAGGGCCGCTACACCATCCCGTCGCACGCCATCGGCATCGCCGAGCGGGTGCTGCAGATGGCGATCGATTACGCCAACACCCGGGAGACCTTCGGCACCAAGATCGGCACCAACCAGGCGATCCAGTGGATGATCGCCGACTCGGAGACCGAGTTGGAGGCGGCCCGCTGGCTGGTGCTGCGCTCGGCGTGGACGGTCGACCAGGGCCTCGACCCCCGACACGCGTCGTCGATGGGCAAGCTCTACGGCGCCGGGATGGTCAACCGGGTGGTCGACCGGGTGCTCCAGATCCACGGCGGCATGGGCTACACCCGTGAACTGCCGATCGAGCGCTGGTATCGGCAGGTCCGCCTCTACCGGATCTTCGAGGGCACCGACGAGATGCAGCGGCTGATCATCTCCCGGGATTTGCTGCGCGGCTACACGAAGATCGGCGGCCACCTGGCCTAGAGCCCCACGCCGCACCCGCACCCGCCCGCGCGCGCCCACGCCCACGCCCGGGCCCGCCCGCACCCGCACCCGCGTGCGCCCACGCGCCGGGCCCGCCCACGCCCAGGCCCGCGTGCGCCCGCACCCGCACCCGCGTGCGCCCACGCCCAGGCCCGCGTGCGCCCGCGCCCGCATCCGCGTGCGCCACGCGCCGGGCCCGCCCGCGCCAAGATCCACGCCCACCGCCCGCGCCAAGATCCGCGCAATATCAGGGATGTTGGTGTCTCCCGCGTCTCGGAGGCAGCAACATCCGGGAAGTTGCGCAGATCTTGGCGCGGGGCGCGGGCGCGGGGCGCGGGGCGCGGGCGCGGGGCGCGGGCGCGGGGCGCGGGCGCGGGGCGCGGGCGCGGGGCGCGGGCGCGGGGCGCGGGCGCGGGGCGCGGGCGCGGGGCGCGGGGCGCGGGCGCGGGGCGCGGGCGCGGGGCGCGGGGCGCGGGGCGCGGGGCGCGGGGCGCGGGCGCGGGGCGCGGGGCGCGGGCGCGGGGCGCGGGGCGCGGGCGCGGGGCGCGGGCGCGGGGCGCGGGCGGGCGGCGCCGGGCGCGAGCAGGGCGGCGCCGGGCGCGGCCGGGCGGCGCGAGCAGGCGGGCGGCGCGGGCGGGCGGCGCGAGCAGGTGAGGGTCAGCCGGTCAGCGCCTCCAGCGCAGCGTCCACGTCTGCCTCGGTGGAGTAGATGTGGAACGAGGCCCGCACCCGTCCGGCGCGTACCGCCGCCCGGATGCCGGCCGCCGCCAGACGCCGCTCCGCGTCCGGCACGTCCACGGTCACGATGGCGCTCTCCCCCGGCGGCTGGCCCAGCCCGATCCGGAACCGGTTGGCCAGCGCCACGTCGTGCGCCTGGATCGCCGGCACGCCGATCTCGGCGACCAACTCCAGGGCGGGTGCCGCCCCCACCCAGCTGAACCAGGCCGGCGAGATGTCGAACCGGCGCGCGTCGTCGGCCAGTCGCAACGGCGGGCCGTAGTAGGAGGCGTGCGGATCGCGGCCCGCGTACCAGCCGGCGGCGTCCGGGCGCAGCCTTTCACGCAGCGCCGGAGCCAGGTAGGCGAACGCGGTCCCGCGCGGGTTCATCAGCCACTTGTAGCCGCCCACCGCCACCACGTCGGCCCGGCTCCCGTCGAAGGGCAGCCAGCCACACGCCTGGGTCGCGTCCACCACCACCAACGCGTCGTGCGCGCGGGCGGCGGCCACGACGTCGTCGTACGCGGCGACCGCCCCGTCGGCCGACTGCACCAGACTGAACGCGACCAGGTCGGTGTCCGCGTCGATGGCGTCGACGAGAGACTCCACCGGCACCGTGCGGACGGAGATGCCACGCTCCTCCTGCACGAGCCAGGGGAACAGGTTGGAGGTGAACTCGACGTCCGGGGCCACCACCGTCGCCGTGGCGGGCAGCGCCGCCGCCACCGGCGCGAGCATCTGCGAGACGGAGGCGCCGACCGCCACGTCGCCCTCCGGCACGCCGATCAGACCGGCGAACGCGGTACGGGAGCGCTGCACCGAGTCGCCCCAGCCCTCCCAGGAGGTGCTGCCGACCCGCCACTGGGCGAGCGCCTCCTGCAACGCCGTCCACGCCGGCTCGGGCGGCAGCCCGTAGGAGGCGGTGTTCAACCAACCGGGCTCCGGCTTCCACAACTGCTGCGCCTGCTCGATCTCCATGACCTCGACGGTAGGCGGGCCGCCGGGCGACGGGCACGGCCAATCCCCGATCGGCGGCCTGTCAGCGTGCGTCCGGGTGAGACGGCGTGCCACAGCGAGCGATCACGGTCCGGCCCGCCGCGGTGCGCCGGAAGGTCAGGGTCTCCCAGCCGGCTCACCCGGTCGGCCCCGGGCGCGGGAGAGGGTGTCGGCGAGAGCGGTGAGCCACCTGTCGACCTCGACCAGGTGCCGGACCGCCTGCCTGTCGACCTCGCCGAGCAGCGGCCGGATCCGGTCCAGCTCGTCGGCACAGGTCATCGCCGCCGGTCGCGGGCCCGCCGACCGGCCGTGGGTCACCTCATCGGCCACCTCGTCGTACAGTGAGCGCAGGTGTGCGGCGGTGTCGCGCAGCAGCGCCGCCGCCGCGGGCCAGCCGGCGAGACAGCCGGGCGGGTTGCGGCGCAGCAGCGACCCGGCCCCGGGCACGACATGATGCCCGGCGCTGAGGACGGCGTCCCAGTCGATTTGCTGCCGGTGCGGGTCGTGCCGTTCCGAGTGGTACTGGCAGTAGGACGAGTCGGTCAGGACCATCCGACGACGCACCCGGTCGATGGCCCGCTGCGGTGACGGAGCGTCGCCGAGCACCGCCTCGACGGTCTGCTCGACCGCGTCCGCACTGGCCGCGAGGTAACGGGCGGCGTTCTGTCGCAGGTCGTGACCCGCCCCACGCGGCCAGATGGCCACACCGGCGAGCACGCCGATCACCGCGCCGAGCAGGACGTCGACGAGGCGCGCCTCGGCGAGCCGCCACCCTTCCGGGCCGAGCTGGGCGAAGACGACGGTCAGCAGCACCGTCAACAGTGCCTGCTGCCAGACCGCACCGAGCAGCCGCCCGACGCCGAAGGCCAGGATCAGGGTGACCGGCAGGACGACGGCGTAGACGATCGGCAGGTCGACGACGAGCATCACCGCGCCGCTGACGAGGGCGCCGACGATCGTGCCCAGCACCGACGGCCGCAGCGCGGAGCGGGTGTCCGCGGCCGAGGTACGCAGCACCGTGAGGGTGGCCAGCAGCACCCAGAAGCCGTGGGTCAGGTTCAGCAACCCGGCGGCCACCCGGGCGACCGCCAACGCGACGGCCAGCCTCACCGAGCTGTGCAGGTGCGCGGAGCGGGGTGCCAGGTGGGAGCGGAACTGCCACCAGTACAGCGTCCACTGGTGGTGCCGCGCGTAGTCGAACAGGCCCGGCGGGGCGTCCACACCGTCGAGCCGCGACCCGGTGGCCAGCCGGGCGCCGACGGCGAAGACCCGCACCTGCTCGGCGAGGGCCAGTGCCGTCGCGTCCCGGCACAACCGGGGTACGTCCGGGGCGTCGCGGCCGTCGCCCCCACCCACGGGGTACGCCGCCTCGGCCCGCCCGATCGCGGCGTCCAGACCACCGAGGTCCACAGCCGCCCCGCCCGGGGTGAGGCTGCGACCGGCGGCCCGGGTCGTGTCCGCGCCGACGCGCAGCAGTCGCGCCGCCGCCAGGTCCGGGATCGGCTCCGCCGGGACGTCCGCCGTCAACCGGTCCGCCTCGGCCAGCACGTCCCGCAACGCCACCGCGCAGATCCGCAGCGCACGGTCCTGGGCGCCCGCCGCGGTGGGTGCCCACGCCGGAGGGTTGCGGGCCAGGTCGAGCGGACCGACGACGTCGTACGCCCGCCGCCGTCGCGCGTCCCGGCCGGTGTCGTCCACGTGCGGCTCGGTCAGCGTGCGGGCCGCGGTGTCGAGGAACGCCGCGACACCGTCGGCCGCCTCGGCGAGCCGTTGCCGGTACGAGACCGGCACCGGGTCGGGCCAGAGGAGCACCTCGGCCACGGCGAGGAGCACGATGGCGAGGGTGACGCCACCGAGCCGTTGCGGCAGGGTGTCCGGCTGGTAAGGCGGGAAGGACGCCAGGATGTAGAAGAGCTGGAACGCGCTGGCCCACCCCACCAGGCGCGGGTTGCCGACCCCACCGAACGCCACGAGGAACCCGATGACCAGCATCCCACCGGCCGCCGCCCACGTGCTCCACGCCAACGCCGAACCCGCCGCGATCAGCGCCCAGACCACCGGCAGCGAGGTTATGAGGATCCGCGCCCGTTGCGGCGCGGGACCGGGCAGCCGTGCGAACGCCCCGGCGGCGATCGTGCCGAACAGACCGTACGTGGCGAGCACCGGACTGCCGACGCCGTAGCGGCAGCCGTAGAAGACGACGGACGCGACGAGCGTCAGCCGGGCCCCACGCCGCAGGACGGCGTACCCCGGATCACGGCGGCGAAGCCGGTCGAGGAGGGTTGCCAGCACGCCTGCTCCCCGGGTTCGTCGCGACTCCCTCCCCGGCGTCCCATTCTCCCCGCTGCCCGTCGGGATCGGCGGGTTTCGCGACGAATCAGTGTCGAGCGCGGCGGAGCAGGCCGAGCCGGAGCGCCCGGAGCAGGGTGCCGGGGCGGCCCAGGGCCGCCGGGTGGTCGAGCATGGTGGTGACCCGACCCAGCCGGGCGTTGAGCACCGGATCGGTCAGTGACGCCCGGAAGATCAGGTCACCGAACCACTTGGTGAGCCGATACCCCGGCGGGTACGGCCCGTCGACGTGCGGAAGCTCGATGTCCGCGGTGGTGGAGATCTGCCAGGCGGCGTCGACGACCACCCGGACCTGGTCGAAGTACGCCCGCGCCGGCTCGTCGTGCGGCTTCGGACCGGACCGCAGGTACGCCGACAGGCAGGAGGCGTGCAGCGTCGCGGAGGTCATGCCCTGGCCGTACACCGGGTTGAAGGAGGCGACCGCGTCGCCGGCCGCGACCAACCCGGCGGGCAGGCGGTCGAGTTCGTGGAAGTCGCGGCGTCGGCTGTCGGCCTGGTGGTACGTGACCACCCCGCCCAGCATCTCCCCGTACTCGGCGATGTCGCCGAACATCTGTGGGTAGTGCTTCCGGCAGCGTTCGGTGAAGTCGGCGACGTCGCGGCTGGGCCGGTCCTCGTCGTAACCGGCCACGAGCATGATCCAGCGGTCTCCCTCGACCGAGTTGATGCCGCCGATCCGGGCGGTGCGCCCCTTGCCGGCCATGGTGTGGAAGACCGCGACCCAGGCGTCGCTGACCTTCTCGTCCCGCCGGTAGAGCGCCGTCGCGTAGTTCAGTTTGATCGGCATGCGGCGCATCGGTGGGCGCGGCCACCCGTGCTCGGCCAGCCAGTCGCCGAGCCGGCTGGACCGACCCATCGCGTCGACCACCAGATCCGCCGGTTCGACGACCGCCTCGCCGCCACCCTCGGGCACGTACCGCGCGCCGGTGACCCGCCGTTCGTCGAGGAGCAGGCCCTCCGCGCGGCCGTACACCATGCGGATGTTGGGCACGGCGAGCGTCCGCCGCCGGACCAACGCCTCCAGGAACGGACGCGTCGTGATCAGCGCCGGCCCGGTGCCGGTCGCCGCCGGTGGCAGCCCGGGAACTCCGTTGACGAACACTTTCGCCGTGCTCTGGTCGCTCGGCGGCGGAGGGGCGCCGAGCGCGAGCGCCTCGTCGGCGATGCCGGGGAACCAGCGTTCCAACTGGACCTGGCCGGCGGGCAGCAGCGCGTGCACCTGACTGCCCTGGGGCACGCCCGGCCGAGGTCCGGCGTCGACGTCGGACGGGTCCCGTTCGATGATCAGCACTT
This window harbors:
- a CDS encoding aldehyde dehydrogenase family protein; protein product: MDLAAPPSQLSDALRLRRHLHVGGEWTPPAGTDVIDVENPSTGELIGQVPAGTAADVDAAVAAARAAFPGWSTIAPAERSAHLDRLHAALAVRADDLARTIAVELGAPLKLATRVQVGLPLTVLRDHVTLAARVPVEESIGNSLVVREPIGVVGAITPWNYPLHQVMAKLAPALAAGCTVVLKPSELTPLTAYLLFDAVTEAGLPPGVLNLVAGTGPVVGEALAGHPDVDLVSFTGSTATGARIMRLAADRIARVALELGGKSANVILPDADLAAAVKVGVGNALLNSGQTCTAWTRMLVHRDRYDEALDLIATAVAGYRLGDPFDPSTRLGPLVSAAQAERVRGHIDKAAADGARLVAGGPDAPVPARGHFVAPTVFADVHPDSALAQEEVFGPVLAVLPFTDTDEAVAIANNSRYGLAGAVWSADTDAALAVARRLRTGAVDINGAPFNPLAPFGGYKQSGLGRELGVHGLAEFCELKAIQR
- a CDS encoding zinc-binding dehydrogenase gives rise to the protein MSAPEPVTVRALVARGSGAELRIERVRLPAPGPGEVRVAITAAGVCHSDLSMVNGTLAARFPLVLGHEATGVVAATGPGGSLPVGTPVVLNWAPACRACWWCRHGEPWLCADTTAPTVPRGETDDGVPLNLTLGLGALAEAVVVPERAVIPIPAGLPPEQAALLGCAVLTGVGAVGNTARVAPGESVAVVGLGGVGLAVLAAARRAGATTILAVDVAEAKRDLALAAGATDFLLSDDRLSKEIRARTEGRGVDHAFECVGRAATIRAAWRLTRRGGAVTVVGMGAKDDMVSLGALDVFHSARTLRSSVYGSSDPDREVPVLAAALADGALDLRVLVSGTIGLDEAPMAFDRLARGEGARWVVTLD
- a CDS encoding GNAT family protein, producing MFATERVRLRPPTPDDAPNMFRLYGDPELHLITDGEPFLPRHVGQIRARLEKQVADPPDGQANVSLVAETVADGTFLGGSVLWGISAFNQFAHLGISLLPEARGQGYGTEVIRLLCRYGFRNRNLRRLELETLAGNTAMRRTAEACGFTHEGTLREREYDGDGFADMVIYGLLRRDWTP
- a CDS encoding transcriptional regulator, translated to METIYPGVRLVLTDPMPAEAVEIAHKQVLSAAEDLDGNSVATLVLEMAGAWGVPAVWEQVCRPLLARLPGRTAAEVVVEHALCEGLRVGLDAYRREPGRALPTGGVLLAGVEREAHSLGVQALAAALREKGRGCLNLGPALPWSALTDAVRRARPHTVVLWSQTPVTGRAYRLVRFARDFPRLRVYGAGPGWIEPLTPPAAHLDSLSDAVAVCSAVPAGRDAHHIRYGSVPYR
- a CDS encoding MFS transporter, yielding MELHDNTGHPRRWAILGVLVISLLVVVLDNTILNVALRTLADPVHGLGASQGELEWAINSYTLVFAGLLFTFGVLGDRAGRKRFLMIGLALFGLASLLSAYAQSPGQLIAARALMGVGGAAIMPVTLSIISNVFDPRERGRAIGVWAGAVGLAVAIGPILGGALLEHFWWGSVFLINVPVVVAGVILVALLVPESRDPRPGRVDVLGVLLSVVGLVALSYGIIDGGEHGFDRPLAWGSILVGVAVLAWFVQHERRSDHPSLDVRLFKVPRFAAPVAIVGLVFFAAMGSLFFGSFYLQLVRDYSPLQTGLLFLPFAGAQLIFAPRSAAMVRRYGGKAVATVGLALTTAALAAFAFVDASTPIWIVLVVYFFQGVGMANIMPPATESIMSALPREKAGVGSAVSNTIRQVAGALGVAVLGSVLSAVYRSDVGDALTGLPAGARDAANESISGAYAAAGQLGPAAPALISAANDAFVTAMHWAAGLAGIIAALGIIVVLRWMPGRDDTSHAPVAPAAEPELAGTA
- a CDS encoding TetR/AcrR family transcriptional regulator C-terminal domain-containing protein, whose translation is MPRPRQPRLTRQLIVETATALIDAEGLPAFSTRRLAAELGVRGPSLYNHFATKDEILDAVADAVTGAVDTGGFASRDWVAALRDWAWSYRRALTAHPNIVPYLAQGPGRRPAALAMADAVYGGLVRAGWPPARATHIGAALRYFVAGSALGSFARGFVEDPELYAAHYPHLRDAHRLAEHQQSVDEGAFALGLDALLHGLAAEYARTVGTPDPVGTADPRRTLGATGSVRTTGTVESARPNG
- a CDS encoding VOC family protein — protein: MTDASARGPQPRRGTIQRMDNVAIVVDDLATAVAFFVELGLELEGEATVEGSAVDRLLGLEGVRSDIAMMRTPDGYGRVELTKYQTPSSRHGDPSAPTNTLGAHRIMFAVDDMDDILDRLRPHGAELIGELVQYENSYRLCYLRGPAGIAIALAEQTG